The Helicobacter sp. MIT 99-5507 genome includes a region encoding these proteins:
- a CDS encoding site-2 protease family protein, with protein sequence MSYLNITSVVISLCALLVAIIGHEIMHGLAALYYGDDTAKVAKRLSINPIKHIDLVGSIILPISLVLLHAPFMFGWAKPVPVNIREVIKNGGYNAAIIVSLAGIIYNFLLAICAYLLLKSGIIFKYDIEVVYYFLINLIIINIILGFFNLLPIPPLDGSQALGYLSLKFNNDTIPIFFNKIERFGIFILIGILLIPPVAKIILLPPFLISKFLLKGIM encoded by the coding sequence ATGAGTTACCTTAATATAACATCTGTGGTTATATCATTATGTGCGTTACTTGTGGCTATTATTGGTCATGAGATAATGCATGGTTTGGCTGCTTTGTATTATGGCGATGATACTGCAAAAGTTGCTAAACGACTTAGTATAAATCCAATAAAACATATAGATTTAGTTGGTTCTATAATATTGCCTATTAGCTTAGTATTATTACATGCTCCATTTATGTTTGGCTGGGCAAAGCCTGTGCCAGTAAATATTAGAGAAGTTATCAAAAATGGGGGCTATAATGCTGCTATAATAGTTTCTCTTGCAGGAATAATTTATAATTTTTTATTGGCTATTTGTGCATATTTATTGCTTAAAAGTGGAATAATATTTAAATATGACATAGAAGTTGTATATTATTTTTTAATAAATTTAATTATTATAAATATAATACTTGGTTTTTTCAATCTACTTCCTATTCCTCCGCTTGATGGCTCACAGGCACTTGGATACTTATCACTTAAATTTAATAATGATACTATTCCTATATTTTTTAATAAAATAGAGAGATTTGGTATTTTTATTTTGATTGGAATTTTACTAATTCCACCAGTTGCTAAAATTATACTTTTACCACCTTTTCTTATTTCAAAATTTCTTTTAAAGGGGATTATGTGA
- the rpiB gene encoding ribose 5-phosphate isomerase B, producing the protein MTCVIGCDHAGLRLAYEVIDLLSNMDNVDKIVEIIPQDSTKVDYPDFAALVCKEVANKQDHFGILICGSGIGMSICANKISGIRAALCVNEYMARYARLHNDANVLCLGERLMGFGIARDVVNIFLNTKFEAGRHKLRVDKVNALL; encoded by the coding sequence GTGACTTGTGTTATTGGATGTGATCATGCGGGATTGAGATTGGCTTATGAGGTAATTGATTTATTATCAAATATGGATAATGTAGATAAGATTGTTGAGATTATTCCACAAGATTCTACAAAAGTGGATTATCCAGATTTTGCAGCTTTGGTATGTAAAGAAGTAGCAAATAAGCAAGATCATTTTGGTATTTTGATATGTGGAAGTGGCATAGGTATGTCTATTTGTGCAAATAAGATAAGTGGCATTAGAGCGGCTTTGTGTGTCAATGAATATATGGCTAGGTATGCACGATTACATAATGATGCAAATGTATTATGTCTTGGTGAACGTTTGATGGGCTTTGGTATTGCAAGAGATGTAGTTAATATATTTTTAAATACAAAATTTGAAGCTGGTAGGCATAAACTTAGAGTTGATAAGGTAAATGCACTTCTTTAA
- the trpS gene encoding tryptophan--tRNA ligase — protein MDSKKVVFSGIQPTGNIHLGNYLGAVKNWVDMQDMYDNIFCIVNSHAITIKQNPKELIQKTLDLACILIACGIDPKKSNLFIQSKIDYHPALAWILDCNIFMGDMTRMTQFKDKSNKNPKNINVGLFNYPALMAADILLYQVDLVPVGSDQKQHIELTRNVAMKFNRDFGECFKIPEPLILKEGARVMGLDDPTTKMSKSATGKNHAIFLLDEPDVIISKIKKATTDSNSNIVFDENRAGVYNLLCIYEVLSKKNRASIEDEFANKGYGVFKNALAEIIIDTLRPIQTKYRELNNDKKYIQEILQNGLDSVLPRAESTYNKAKELIGLL, from the coding sequence ATGGATTCTAAAAAAGTAGTTTTTTCTGGTATTCAACCAACCGGAAACATACATTTAGGAAATTATTTGGGTGCTGTGAAAAATTGGGTTGATATGCAAGATATGTATGACAATATTTTTTGTATTGTAAATTCTCATGCAATCACAATAAAGCAGAATCCAAAAGAATTAATCCAAAAGACACTAGATTTAGCTTGCATATTGATTGCTTGTGGAATAGATCCAAAAAAATCAAATCTATTTATTCAAAGCAAAATTGATTATCACCCAGCTTTAGCGTGGATTCTAGATTGTAATATTTTTATGGGTGATATGACTAGAATGACTCAATTTAAAGATAAATCAAATAAAAATCCAAAAAATATAAATGTCGGACTTTTTAATTATCCAGCATTAATGGCAGCTGATATTTTATTGTATCAAGTTGATTTAGTGCCTGTTGGAAGCGACCAAAAACAGCATATTGAACTTACAAGAAATGTCGCTATGAAGTTTAATAGAGATTTTGGGGAATGCTTTAAAATACCAGAACCCCTTATACTAAAAGAAGGTGCTAGAGTGATGGGATTGGATGATCCAACAACTAAAATGAGTAAAAGTGCAACAGGTAAAAATCACGCAATATTTTTATTAGATGAACCAGATGTGATTATATCAAAGATAAAAAAAGCAACCACAGATTCTAACTCCAATATAGTTTTTGATGAAAACAGGGCGGGTGTTTATAATCTTTTGTGTATATATGAAGTATTGAGTAAAAAAAATAGAGCAAGTATAGAAGATGAATTTGCTAACAAGGGTTATGGTGTGTTTAAAAATGCGCTTGCAGAAATCATTATCGATACATTGCGTCCAATACAAACAAAATATAGAGAATTAAATAATGATAAAAAATATATACAAGAGATTCTGCAAAATGGCTTAGATTCTGTATTGCCAAGAGCAGAATCTACATATAATAAGGCTAAAGAATTGATAGGTTTATTATAG